Proteins co-encoded in one Gracilimonas sp. genomic window:
- a CDS encoding beta-ketoacyl-ACP synthase III, translating into MEVKRAKITSVGHYLPEDRMTNKDLEKLVDTNDEWIRTRTGIEKRRILKDPDKATAFMGAEAAKEALKNRGISAEEIDLIILATVTPDYMFPATACLVQGMIGAKNAFAFDLSAACSGFLYALSTGTMYIESGRAKKVLVIGTDKMSSILDMTDRTTCILFGDGAGAVLLEESEDGTGIIDQKHYTEGDSECSLYQPAGGSRNPASEETVKNKMHYLQQDGRAVFKKATMGMADVSLEIMERNNLEPEDVAWLVPHQANLRIIDATARRMGLSNEKVMININKYGNTTAATIPLCLYDWKDKLNHGDNIILAAFGGGFTWGAIYLTWGIK; encoded by the coding sequence ATGGAAGTAAAACGAGCTAAAATTACATCGGTAGGACATTATCTGCCTGAAGATCGAATGACAAACAAAGATCTTGAGAAACTGGTAGATACCAATGATGAATGGATCAGAACACGCACAGGAATCGAGAAGCGGCGAATTCTTAAAGACCCTGATAAAGCAACGGCTTTTATGGGAGCAGAAGCTGCAAAAGAAGCCCTGAAAAATCGTGGCATTTCTGCTGAAGAAATTGACCTTATTATTCTTGCCACTGTTACACCGGATTATATGTTCCCGGCTACAGCATGCCTGGTACAAGGTATGATAGGTGCTAAAAATGCTTTTGCTTTTGATCTTTCGGCCGCATGCTCGGGATTTCTTTATGCGCTGAGCACCGGTACTATGTATATCGAGTCTGGCCGGGCTAAAAAAGTTTTGGTAATCGGTACCGATAAGATGAGTTCCATCCTGGATATGACCGACAGAACCACATGTATTTTATTTGGTGATGGAGCCGGAGCGGTATTATTGGAAGAATCAGAAGACGGTACCGGCATCATAGATCAGAAGCATTACACGGAAGGCGATTCGGAATGCAGCCTGTATCAGCCGGCCGGAGGAAGCAGAAATCCTGCTTCTGAAGAAACTGTTAAAAATAAAATGCACTACCTACAGCAGGATGGCCGCGCAGTTTTCAAAAAAGCAACGATGGGAATGGCCGATGTGTCACTCGAAATTATGGAGCGGAATAATCTGGAGCCGGAGGATGTAGCATGGCTGGTTCCACATCAGGCTAATTTGAGAATTATTGATGCAACTGCCCGCCGAATGGGACTTTCTAACGAGAAAGTGATGATCAATATTAATAAGTATGGAAATACCACGGCGGCAACCATTCCGCTTTGTTTATATGATTGGAAAGATAAATTGAATCACGGCGACAACATCATATTGGCTGCCTTTGGTGGCGGCTTTACGTGGGGCGCCATTTATTTAACATGGGGGATTAAGTAA